In the Mycolicibacter sp. MU0102 genome, one interval contains:
- a CDS encoding acyl-CoA dehydrogenase family protein, whose product MVEGVLAAVRPLLPAIAAAAETVDRDGAVASDTVASLRDAGVFALLQPDGFGGRQTDPDNYLGTVAEISAACTSTGWLAAALAVNSWHLALFDGAAQRDVWGGDPGALICSAYAPTGRLERAGDGFRLTGRWSRCAGVEHASWLIAGALVVGTDGAAEDFTVALVPREHYTVEPTWNSLGLRGIGAHDVVVSGAPVPAQHCFGWVSDAQRSTLAPLYRLPQPTLYTHAGTAPLLGAAAGVLDAHRDQMTNPLGVLAMAAAGLEVSTLQIQRNLAELADCARSGTTPDAQLMLRARRDQVLAFERAMQAVERCVEQAGAAADARLDRVWRDMQTARLHAANDVERVLTAVGQFAFGLPVDDLIL is encoded by the coding sequence ATGGTCGAGGGCGTGTTGGCGGCGGTTCGCCCGTTGTTGCCGGCGATAGCCGCGGCCGCCGAAACGGTCGACCGGGACGGGGCGGTGGCATCCGATACCGTCGCGAGCCTGCGCGATGCGGGTGTGTTCGCGCTGCTGCAGCCCGACGGCTTCGGCGGTCGACAGACCGATCCGGACAACTATCTGGGGACAGTCGCCGAGATCTCGGCGGCCTGCACCTCCACCGGGTGGCTGGCCGCGGCGCTGGCGGTCAACTCCTGGCATCTGGCCCTGTTCGATGGTGCGGCCCAGCGCGATGTCTGGGGCGGCGATCCGGGGGCGCTGATCTGTTCGGCGTACGCCCCCACCGGCCGATTGGAGCGTGCGGGCGACGGTTTTCGGCTGACGGGGCGGTGGAGCCGCTGCGCAGGAGTGGAGCACGCGTCCTGGCTGATCGCCGGGGCGCTGGTCGTCGGGACAGACGGCGCCGCCGAAGACTTCACGGTGGCGTTGGTGCCCCGCGAGCACTACACCGTCGAACCCACCTGGAACAGCCTGGGGCTGCGCGGGATCGGCGCACACGACGTGGTGGTGTCCGGTGCACCCGTACCGGCCCAGCACTGCTTCGGCTGGGTCAGCGACGCACAGCGATCCACACTCGCACCGCTGTATCGGCTCCCCCAGCCCACGCTGTACACCCACGCCGGGACCGCACCGCTGCTCGGCGCCGCCGCCGGGGTGCTCGACGCGCACCGCGATCAGATGACGAACCCGCTGGGCGTATTGGCCATGGCGGCTGCGGGACTGGAGGTGTCCACGCTGCAGATCCAGCGCAACCTCGCCGAGCTCGCCGACTGTGCCCGGTCGGGCACCACCCCCGATGCCCAGCTGATGCTGCGGGCCCGCCGCGATCAGGTGCTGGCGTTCGAGCGGGCGATGCAGGCGGTCGAGCGCTGCGTCGAGCAGGCCGGCGCCGCTGCGGACGCCCGGCTGGACCGGGTCTGGCGCGACATGCAGACCGCGCGGTTGCACGCCGCCAACGACGTGGAGCGGGTGTTGACGGCGGTGGGACAGTTCGCCTTTGGGCTGCCCGTCGACGACCTCATCCTGTGA